In the Vulpes vulpes isolate BD-2025 chromosome 12, VulVul3, whole genome shotgun sequence genome, TGCCTTCCGGTTCTGGGCTCCAGCTCTAGCGTTTAAATCTGGCGCCCTTCGCAAGGATTGGCTACATCGGGGAGTGGTTGGCCGGCTGCGTGCTACCGCTCCTCCTCGCCTTTTTCCCCGGGCAAAAGGTTTTCAAATCGGGCCAATCGGCGGGCGCGCTGCCTCGGCCGTGACGCGTCACTGAAGGGTTAACTGCAACCAACCGGAGGCGGGTACCCGAGGAGAGAGCCAATCAGGAGGGCGCGGAGGTGTGCCCTGGGGGCTTATAAGGCCGGCCCCTGGGCGCGCGCGGCAGCAGTTGGACTGCGGCGGGCGGCTGTTCGTTCCCCCCTTCGAGGCTTCCCTCCTCACCGCTCTTCTACCTCGCGCAGCATGTCGGGCCGCGGCAAGACCGGCGGCAAGGCCCGCGCCAAGGCCAAGTCGCGCTCGTCGCGCGCCGGCCTCCAGTTCCCCGTGGGCCGCGTGCACCGGCTGCTGCGGAAGGGCCACTACGCCGAGCGGGTGGGCGCCGGCGCGCCGGTGTACCTGGCGGCCGTGCTCGAGTACCTGACGGCCGAGATCCTGGAGCTGGCGGGCAACGCGGCCCGCGACAACA is a window encoding:
- the H2AX gene encoding histone H2AX; its protein translation is MSGRGKTGGKARAKAKSRSSRAGLQFPVGRVHRLLRKGHYAERVGAGAPVYLAAVLEYLTAEILELAGNAARDNKKTRIIPRHLQLAIRNDEELNKLLGGVTIAQGGVLPNIQAVLLPKKTSATVGPKAPAGGKKATQASQEY